From Aegilops tauschii subsp. strangulata cultivar AL8/78 chromosome 5, Aet v6.0, whole genome shotgun sequence:
CACGCTACCTTCAGTCCGAAACGTATGGGTAAATGCTACAGTGTACACAATTAAGGAGCCGGTATCATCGCACAATGCCGCACCGATGAATAAGAACCTTAATTCATCGTCAGATTATTCAGGTCAGCTTCGGGGAGCTGACGACTGCTCCCCGCTCTCGCGCAAGCTTGATTGCTTCAGGTCTCTCAGCGCCGCTGCAACAAGCTAACCAAACGACCGTTAGTTTAGTTTGCAAAATGAACGATTCATGAGAAAGGCAGAGTTAGACATCAatttgaaaacaaagccgtctgACTAAAACACACCTTCCACGTTGACCGTGCAAGGAAATTGGACAAATAAACACTAGCAGGTGGCTGCTAATTCAAACAAACGCACAaaaaaaagtactccctccgtccggaataaACTGTCGCTGAAATGAGTAGATACACCCATTTCAGTGACAGTTAATTCTGGACGGAGGCTGTACTTCTTTACATATCAAACACTTCATAGGCGAACTGCATCAAAATAACAAACAGCAATAACTTACCATAGACATCTCTAATTGACTCTTCCCCAGTAATTCCAGCATTCAAACTATGAATGTACTAGTCATTCAACGTCTATAGTCATCTCCAGGTCGGTGTAAATTAACAGCAATAACTTACTATAGAAATCTCTAGTTTAGGTTCATAAGTAACCATGATTAACATCGGTGAAATTTAACAGCAATATATCTTGGTGGTACGAAATTCTGCTTCAGAATGAAAAATGAGCACTCACCCTGTGGGGAGCTCCACCCTGTAGTCTGGGACTTCTCCGAGGCTCGGCGTTCTGGTGTTGCAAAAATGATGGACTGTTATGGGCAACGGGAGATGGGTTATGGTTTTGCAGATGGGATGGGTGGTTCTGGACATTGGATGGTGGATTCTGGTTATGAGAATAGGATGGACTGTTGTGGACAGTGGAAGATTGATTCTGATAATGGAAATAGGATGGAGTGTTGTGGACACTGGACGATTGATTCTGGTTATTATGCAAGTAGAATGGACTGTTCTGTACATTGGACGACGGATTCTGGTCATGGAAATAGAATGGAGTGCTCTGGATATTGGACGACTGACTCTGGTTCTGCGAATAGGATGGACTGCTCTGGACCATATACCGAGGATTCTGAGTTTGCGAATAGGATGGACTGCTCTGGACCATATACCGAGGATTCTGAGTTTGCGAACAGGATGGACTGCTCTGAACCATATACTGAGAATTCCGAGTTTGCGCGTAGGATAGACTGCTCTGAGCAATATACTGAGGATCCCGAGTTTGCGAGTAGGATGGACTGTTCTGGACAACAGGCGATGGATTCTGGTTTACCGAATGGGATGAACTGTTCTGGACAACAGGGGATGGATCCTTGTTTTGCGGATGGGATGGAGTGTTCTGGACAACAGGTGACGGATCCTGGGTTTGCAGATGGGATGAACTGTTCTGGAAAACAGATGGCAGAGCACCACTCCCTGAACTGCCATCGGCACGATTATCTCTCGATTTCCCTCGAGTTTGAATCTCACTACTAGTGGCAGCACTACTACCCTTCCTCGAATACTGAGTCGCGGCAGCTCTAGCCCCAGCTATCGCTGCAGAAACACTCTCAGTTTTGACCAGGGCGGACTTTGAAGAGTCGAAATTAAGAGACCCTGGCTTGAGAGATAATGGGTTTCTGGGATCTGGAAGCGGGAACTTGACAGGCAGTGGACCTTGAACAGGCGAAAGACCCCTGGCCGCTCCCTCATAGACCTGCGACGCGACACGACACAGCACAGAATAAGCTCAGAAGGTTACGGTGACAAAAGAAAGAAGGATGCGTTGCTTCTAATAGCAACCATTAGTGACTAACCCTTCTTTCCAAATTGTACACGCCCTGGTAACCGCGCATCTCGAACGGAACCACCAGCTTCTGCAGAAATTTAAACCGTGTGGAAGATCgtcaaaaacagaaaaaacagcaGGCATCTCGGTCTAATACACGGCGCGTGCAATGATCAGTTGTGCTTGTCAAAGTGGGATGTGAAACTAGCCAATGACAGCATACTAATTGCGACTGACTGACGTATAAATGGGTGGTTTTCGGGGGTTTTACCTGTGGATTCTCACAAAGCCAGCAGAAGTCAGTCAAGCCTTCGAGCCTGACCTGCAAGCAAATCAATTCAAGAAACACCATATTTAGCAATGCTTTGAGTGGCATGACAAAACAAGACAAGCTGCACAAATCCAGGCCACGGACAGCAGAGGAATGAAGTTGTCTTACTGATTGAGGCACATCCTCCCAGCAGACCAGCTCCTCGGACCTCACGCAGCCGACCACCTCGACGCACCCTGAGCAATAATCGGCAATGGCGTCAGCAAGCttaggagcagcagcagcagcagcagcagcaagaaagttaagagggggAGGCGGCGGATAGGGACCGAGGAGGCGGGAGACGGGGTAGTGCTGGGGGAAGTCGATGTGGTGGACGCCGTCGACGGCGTAGATCTCCCGGTAGAAGTCCTCCATGGCGGCGACGGTGTCGGGGTCGGGCACCTTGGAGGCGGCGTGGATCCAGAGGCGGCCGGTGACCGGCGGCGGCCAGGAGCGGCCCTCCACGCGCTTGATGCCGTGCACCAGCAGCGACGCCCACGGCTGGTGCATCGTCAGGCAGGGGTTCCgcagccccccgccgccgccgccccccgagCGCCCGCCGCGCATCGCCGCTCGTGGTGGtccggagaggagaggagagggtgGGCGGCCGCCGGAACCGAATCGAATCGGGATCGGATttgagcggcggcggcggcggccggcgggatGATTGATACAGTCGTCCTACTCTACTCTACTGACACAGTTGGTTGGGCTCAAACCCTCGTATAATGGGCCTCAAGGGTTGCCGCTATTTATTTACTGCATATATTTGCTAGATATTCTAAAAAAAATCCCTCAAAAAAGATATTCTCAAAAATTATTGATAGATGAAATTTAAAATGAAATTTGCATGGTACCGTCGATttgtattttttttccttttataGTGTAAATCAAATTCTGGTTTGAATTTCGTGACACGGTGTACGCACATTTTTCGATGCTGTATGTAAAACGATAAGTTGTTCATGACTCCTACCTATGTTTTTTCTTCTTATAAACGCTCGTGCGTGCACTAGCACTAGATCCTTTCTCGATTGATTGGACGATGTGAAAGATATTTCGATGATCTTTTTTCCATATCTATCTTTTATTACATCGGCTCTTACAAGGCGGTAATTCAAATTGAATGGATAGATCATTGGATGTCGTTTTCACCTATGGTGGATCTTAATGGATGGGGAACGGGTCAGGGGTATGGGGGTCCAAGTTTATTCCGGCCGGTTACCCATGTGTTGCTCGATTAATATTATAATTCAACACTTCTTTTTTACTTTAACTTACACTGAACTCTAATAATGTCTATGTGTCAAACTACAATTGCTTATATGTTTCTTGTTGTTGAACAACCTTAATTACTTCTCCCCCTCTAAAAAAAGAAACTATAATTACTTCCGTGCTCTTAGATTGATCCGCAATCAATTCTACATCAAACCCGATGGGTCGACGGGAATGGTTAATCGACGGGTATTGAAAATGGATCCGAATATGGACCCATGCCATGAGTAGGGTCGTGGGCAGGCAGGGCAAAATAGACACGTCCATAGTTCAGAAATCCGACCAAATTGCTCTTTCTGGTGCACATAATTCAGAAACAAATGTAAATATGGCAGAGCCCATTAATATATATCAGAAGATCTCTTTAGGAACATCGGCGCGGACTCCATTTTCAGCCAAGAAAATCATTCAAAAAAGTTGTGATATGCGACCTTCACTATTGGAATTTATTTACTTCCAAATAAATGAACAATACTGAAAGCAAAAATCGGTTGCCAGCTCTTGCTATAGACAAGATTACTCCCTCGAAATAAAGTACGTCAAATTTGAACTTCTCAGACATCTTAGTACCAGttcaagaaaaaagaaaaatgtcAAACATAACGATACAGTACCAGCGGAGTTAATTATAGATAGTCTTTTACACATAAGCATTAGTAATACAAACCTACATTGAGATGTGTCACTTATTAGCGCACACACGATGCAATCTTCTCATCTACAACAGAAATTGAGCAGCCTCGACTAAACCCGCACCATGTGTCAAGAGTATCTATCTACACACATGAATCATTAGAATCGCTTCATTTTCCTTACCACCTTACAAACAACAATCAAGTTATGTTTCAGCTACAAGTTTGATTGATCGCATCGAGAAGAAATGGAATCAATGTCAATGGTAGCAGGACTGCATTGTGATCTGAAGCATGTCGAAGTTATGGGGTCGCGAGGCGTGGAAACCATGACGTAGCTTTCATCATGGACATTGACGGCACAAACGGAACATAACTGCAAACCAAGCAATCTCATAAGCAAACAAATGATCGATGGCAATAAGAGCAATCCATCAAACTGAAAGCTTGGTTGACAACAAAAATTAGATCTGTTTCAAATGGAAGATAGAGTATCAGACGTTGAGCTCGACCAGAAACACACGTAAGATTTTGTTGTCAAACAGTATACATCAGATTTGTGAGGCTTACCTTACACTTTATACATTGTTTTCAGGACTGGACGATGTAGAGGTCTTGCTTTGCTATGTAGTAGCATCCCATGGAAGTCCCTGGAAGCACGGTAAACTGCTCCCGGAACTGGCCTACCCGCTTGCTTGGAATGTCGATATTGATTTCGTCCAGGCTGGGCATCCCTTCAGCTTGCAACCCTTCACCAAATATTAGGAATTGGTTGCCCGTGATGAATGATCCAGACACACGGATAGCGATTTCTGTTTCCCCATTCGCACGACAATGCAGCTTCTCAACAACATGAACAATTTTTTCTCTAGGCCGATCACCTTTTAACTTCTTCCTTATATTTGATAAAGTATCAAATATGGCACTTTGTCCGACATACACATTCCCTGAAAAACTGCAAAAACAGGAACCACATGTCAAGCATGTGTTCAGAAACAGCTCGGTTTCTTCCACACACAACTATAGTATAGAGGCACAACAGAAGCAACAATGCTTGACAGGATAAATTTGGAAAAATGGCAGTAACCAGCTAGTTACTACCTGGTAGAAGTAGAACAAGAGAAGCACAACACTGCCTATAGGATAAAGTGCAACTGTCAATTCAACTAGATACATCAACTTGTTGGCAACTCCATGCTAGTTTTAGCAAATTTTCATATTGAGGATCACACAACACATTCTTGATATTATTAGTACCAAACTAATTTTAAGAATACTGGAGCCATAATTTACATAAAGGTTAAATGCCTAAAAAGCAGTAGGATGCTATGTGCTGTGGTACGACTAAAGTTTTATGATCATGTTAAAACATGTAACGTTGCCTCAGGTACCTGAAAGATGATTCTTCCCTGTAGAATGTCTTCATATGATTCCAAGGTCCTTCAGAGCCATTAAACAGGAGGTAATAATGAACAGCAAGCATCTGGGATGAGTGGGAAAAAGAATCTGCTTAGTACTACACACACAGGATCGTCAGTTTTTTCTTCACATTTTAATGAGATTTTCTAAAACGTAAAAGGAGCTAATTGATTAGTTTTCACTTCAAAAGTTTGGATATTATTATCATGTGTGTGGGTCCACAAGACAACAGGAGACAAGCATATCCGTGAAGGCCTTGGATAAGTTATGTTAGAGATGGTGAGGAGTCttaagaaaaggaataaatcaaatAGTAAGTATCCGTTGGGTGCGTTTGGGTCTAATAGCAGGAGTTCTATCAATCTAGGAAGATACATATGATTCGTTCTTGAGTTTGAATTGAGATCTGAATTGTGGAACCGGGCCAGCTAATGTTGAAGAATCAACAGACGAGTGGAAACGGAAAAGGAGAGGATAAATAGTAAAGTTAAAGAGAGTATGGGGATAGAGGGGCTTGAACACTCTCGACTTATATATTAGTATTTATTTTTTGACGGATTCCGCTCAAAAAGAAAACCAAAGGGTTTCTCTGAGCAGCAAACAAAGAAATTATCAAGTTTTGGAATAATCTGAACTGACCTATCAGGCCAGTATTCTATACATGACTAGCACTAGTGTAACATTTTACTCGTTCAATGGAAGTATAGGAATCCTGCAGTGCATTCGTTCAAATGGATCACACTTGTGCCACTTTGTTCTTCCTATTTTCTAATGTACAATCATAGTTATCAACAAAATCGATCAGCCAGACACGGTTAAGGTGGCTCAACAAGTAGGGTTCATAGAGGATGGGGTAGTGTTCTTTGGAACCATAGCGCACAACAACGCAGCCCCAGACTCCAGGTCGATGACCTATTGTATACTAGCTATATTATAGATTGGGAAAAGAAACAATGAACTAAACTAAAATTGAAAGACAAAAAAATATGTCTCTCTCCCTACCTCTGTTTTGTACCCAAGCAAAGGCGGACAGAACAAATAGGAATGGCACCCCTGGTGAGTGGTGACCACCAGCGGTGAGGCGGCAGAGGCCAAAGAGGGCAAGCTGGCAGTAACTCCATCAAGCGAGTGCTTAACTATACCTCCTCCATCTAGCCTCTACCCCAGCTCTCCCTCCCAGCCCCACTTCTAAGGTCTAGCATCAGTTCTTGATATAGGGCGCATGTTTCATATCATGTGTGCGCCCTTATAGTTAACTGAAGTAGAAAGAACAGTAAGCTGAAATATGCTCTACAGAATTCACCTCCGCTATTTGCTTCAATCTTTCTGTTGGGTTAACAACACCCCTGACATATGCTGCCAAGTCCACACCAGTTTGCTCATACCTCTTGATGAATGGGTGTGACAAAAGCTGCATTacattaaacatgttaatcaacTATAAgaaaaccaaacaatggaaaagGATAGAAGATGTAAAATGCATCGTCAAGATAATTAACATTCTGTTACTAGACCAAGCCATAACTAATCAGCACGTACATTTTGCTTATAAAAGTTTGTGAAATGGACCTCCAATAACACCCTACACAAAAATTAAAGGCAGATCAACAAACAAAGCTCTAGAATGTGCCTTGGTGAAGAAATCAGCTAACTAGAGTTCTGATGGCACATACTGGAGAGCAACAACCTGCTCTTGCATCTGCAATTTCATGCAGGAAGCATCAA
This genomic window contains:
- the LOC109743747 gene encoding uncharacterized protein isoform X1, with the translated sequence MRGGRSGGGGGGGLRNPCLTMHQPWASLLVHGIKRVEGRSWPPPVTGRLWIHAASKVPDPDTVAAMEDFYREIYAVDGVHHIDFPQHYPVSRLLGCVEVVGCVRSEELVCWEDVPQSVRLEGLTDFCWLCENPQKLVVPFEMRGYQGVYNLERRVYEGAARGLSPVQGPLPVKFPLPDPRNPLSLKPGSLNFDSSKSALVKTESVSAAIAGARAAATQYSRKGSSAATSSEIQTRGKSRDNRADGSSGSGALPSVFQNSSSHLQTQDPSPVVQNTPSHPQNKDPSPVVQNSSSHSVNQNPSPVVQNSPSYSQTRDPQYIAQSSLSYAQTRNSQYMVQSSPSCSQTQNPRYMVQSSPSYSQTQNPRYMVQSSPSYSQNQSQSSNIQSTPFYFHDQNPSSNVQNSPFYLHNNQNQSSSVHNTPSYFHYQNQSSTVHNSPSYSHNQNPPSNVQNHPSHLQNHNPSPVAHNSPSFLQHQNAEPRRSPRLQGGAPHRLVAAALRDLKQSSLRESGEQSSAPRS
- the LOC109743747 gene encoding uncharacterized protein isoform X2, with protein sequence MRGGRSGGGGGGGLRNPCLTMHQPWASLLVHGIKRVEGRSWPPPVTGRLWIHAASKVPDPDTVAAMEDFYREIYAVDGVHHIDFPQHYPVSRLLGCVEVVGCVRSEELVCWEDVPQSVRLEGLTDFCWLCENPQKLVVPFEMRGYQGVYNLERRVYEGAARGLSPVQGPLPVKFPLPDPRNPLSLKPGSLNFDSSKSALVKTESVSAAIAGARAAATQYSRKGSSAATSSEIQTRGKSRDNRADGSSGSGALPSVFQNSSSHLQTQDPSPVVQNTPSHPQNKDPSPVVQNSSSHSVNQNPSPVVQNSPSYSQTRDPQYIAQSSLSYAQTRNSQYMVQSSPSCSQTQNPRYMVQSSPSYSQTQNPRYMVQSSPSYSQNQSQSSNIQSTPFYFHDQNPSSNVQNSPFYLHNNQNQSSSVHNTPSYFHYQNQSSTVHNSPSYSHNQNPPSNVQNHPSHLQNHNPSPVAHNSPSFLQHQNAEPRRSPRLQGGAPHRRR